One genomic region from Blastocatellia bacterium encodes:
- a CDS encoding isoprenylcysteine carboxylmethyltransferase family protein: MDGREVVQVNPGGIPDNPFGVSLPVDATLIPFLILFLATGIASAIAEKVIGRISLGPKGRWDRFSLLLLNLVQSSGSTFLVVTTLFWSPQFCHVVAGGLVNLLGIVIAWTGILIRLRAKRVLGRFFTARVAILPDHRLVEEGPYRLIRHPGYLGALLIYLGLPLSVGHFWAILWLWLPTLAAMIYRIVVEERALIEGLGDVYRQYQARTARLIPHLW, translated from the coding sequence ATGGATGGCAGAGAAGTAGTGCAAGTGAATCCCGGTGGAATTCCCGATAATCCCTTCGGCGTGAGTTTGCCTGTTGATGCGACGCTCATTCCTTTCCTGATCCTCTTCCTGGCCACCGGCATTGCTTCGGCCATCGCCGAGAAAGTCATCGGTCGCATTTCGCTCGGGCCGAAGGGGCGATGGGATCGCTTCTCGTTGTTGCTTCTCAACCTCGTTCAAAGTAGCGGTTCGACGTTTCTCGTGGTGACGACTCTTTTCTGGTCGCCACAGTTTTGCCACGTCGTGGCCGGCGGGCTTGTCAATCTGCTCGGCATTGTGATTGCCTGGACTGGAATTCTCATCCGACTGCGAGCCAAGCGCGTGCTCGGTCGCTTTTTCACGGCCCGCGTGGCGATTCTTCCCGATCACCGCCTGGTCGAGGAGGGACCTTATCGTCTGATCCGTCATCCGGGGTACCTGGGCGCGCTGCTCATTTATCTCGGTCTCCCCCTCAGTGTCGGGCACTTCTGGGCTATTCTGTGGCTTTGGCTTCCGACGCTGGCAGCAATGATCTACCGTATCGTGGTGGAAGAGCGGGCGCTCATCGAAGGGTTGGGCGATGTCT